ACCCTTGCCTTGGCTGGCGCGGCATTCGGATTACCCTCGACCAGCCGGAAATTTTCCTGGTGCAGGTGCGCGCCATGCTGCGCGCCAATGCGGCTACCGGGAATCTCAGCATTCTGTTGCCGATGATCACTAGCATCGACGAAATCGATGAAGCGCGCAGACTAATTGAGCGCGCCGGGCGCGAAGTGGAAGAGATGATCGGTTACGCCATCCCTAAGCCACGTATTGGGGTGATGCTGGAAGTGCCGTCAATGGTGTTTATGCTGTCGCACCTGGCGAACCGCGTTGATTTTATCTCGATTGGCACCAACGATCTGACGCAATACATCCTGGCGGTTGATCGTAACAATACCCGCGTGGCAAATATGTACGACAGCTTGCACCCGGCGGTGCTACGGGCGCTGGCGATGATTGCCGATGAATCAGAACGGTTAGGCATTGATATCCGTCTGTGCGGCGAAATGGCCGGTGATCCGATGTGCGTCGCCGTGCTTATTGGTCTGGGGTACCGCCATCTATCCATGAACGGACGATCAGTGGCGCGCATTAAATATTTGCTGCGCCGCATTGATTGTGAAGAGGCGCAAACGCTGGCGAGACGTACGCTGGATGCGCAACTAGCGACCGAAGTACGCCATCAAATCGCCGCATTTATGGAACGGCGTGGGCTGGGCGGCCTGATTCGCGGCGGAATTTAGCTGGCTCAGGCATATACATAACTTTTACAACTTCGCCGCCACCCGCTCGCGGTGCCTTATGCTATGATTCGCAGCTTTGGAGCGGCCAGCAATTGCGGTCGCGTAGGTGAACCGCTGTCCACTTTCGGCGGAATAACAACAAGTTGTGGTGACAGATGAACAGTGGCTATCTGCATTTTCCGGACTTTGATCCGGTGATTTTTTCCATTGGACCAGTTTCTCTCCACTGGTACGGATTAATGTACCTGGTGGGCTTCGTTTTTGCGATGTGGCTGGCGACGCGCCGTGCGAATCGTCCGGGCAGTGGCTGGACAAAAAACGAAGTGGAAAACTTGCTTTACGCGGGCTTTCTCGGTGTTTTCCTCGGCGGCCGTCTCGGCTATGTGCTGTTCTACAACTTCCCGGTTTTCCTGGACGACCCGCTTTATCTGTTCCGCGTATGGGACGGGGGGATGTCCTTCCACGGCGGTTTGATTGGCGTGATTGTGGTGATGGTTATTTTCGCCAGACGCACAAAACGCAGCTTCTTCCAGGTTTCCGATTTTATTGCTCCGCTGATCCCGTTTGGCCTTGGCGCAGGGCGCCTGGGTAACTTTATCAACGGTGAGCTGTGGGGACGCGTTGATCCGTCATTCCCCTATACCATGCTGTTCCCTGGTTCACGCGCGGAAGATATGGCGCTGCTGCCTTCACATCCGGAGTGGCAATCTCTGTTTGATACTTACGGCATGTTGCCGCGCCATATGTCTCAGCTTTACGAACTGGCGCTGGAAGGCGTTGTGCTGTTTATCATCCTTAACTTGTTTATTCGCAAACCTCGCCCGACGGGCGCGGTCTCCGGCTTGTTCCTGATTGGCTACGGCGCGTTCCGTATCATCGTTGAGTTCTTCCGCCAGCCCGACGCGCAATTTACCGGCGAGTGGGTGCAATACATCAGCATGGGGCAGATCCTCTCCATTCCGATGATCGTTGCTGGCGCAATCATGATGATTTGGGCGTACCGCCATCGTTCGCCGCAACACGTTTCCTGAGGAACCATGAAACAGTATTTAGAATTGATGCAAAAGGTGCTGAATGAAGGCACCCCGAAAAACGACCGCACCGGGACAGGCACGCTGTCTATTTTTGGCCATCAGATGCGTTTTAATCTGCAGGACGGCTTTCCGCTGGTGACCACCAAGCGCTGCCATTTGCGTTCAATTATTCATGAGCTGCTGTGGTTCCTGCAGGGCGACACCAATATTGCCTATCTGCGCGAAAACAAAGTTACCATTTGGGACGAATGGGCCGACGAAGAGGGCAATCTTGGCCCGGTTTACGGCAAACAGTGGCGCGCGTGGCCTACGCCTGACGGCCGCCATATCGATCAGATCACAACAGTGATTAACCAACTGAAAAACGACCCGGATTCACGTCGTATTATTGTTTCCGCGTGGAACGTAGGTGAGCTGGACAAAATGGCGCTGGCTCCTTGCCATGCGTTCTTCCAGTTCTACGTGGCGGACGGCAAGCTCTCCTGCCAGCTCTACCAACGTTCCTGCGATGTGTTCCTTGGTCTGCCGTTCAACATCGCCAGCTATGCGCTGCTGGTGCATATGATGGCTCAACAGTGCGATTTGCAACCGGGCGATTTTGTCTGGACCGGTGGCGACACCCACCTTTACAGCAATCATCTGGAACAAACGCGTCTGCAATTAAGCCGTGAACCGCGTGCGCTGCCGAAACTGGTTATCAAGCGTAAGCCTGATTCGCTGTTTGACTACCGTTTCGAAGACTTCGAAATCGAAGGCTACGATCCGCATCCGGCCATCAAAGCGCCTGTCGCAATCTGATTGCTAACAACATGTCATAACCGGTGCGGCAACGTACCGGTTTTTTTTATCTGATAATCGCTTCTTCGGCCCTCCTTCCACCCCGCCTGCAACTCACTGCAACGTGACGCATTTCTTTCGTACCGCCTCGTAACCTCTCTGTTTGCCCCTCGATCTGAATGCATGCTAACGACACACTGCCACCATGAAAAAAGAAGATGGCTTCACCCTGATTGAAACCCTCGTCGCAATGGTGCTGATTGTTATCCTGAGCGGAGCGGGAATCTCTGGCTGGCAGAGTTGGCAGGCGCAGCAGCGGCTGTGGCAAACCGCGTTGCAGGTGCGGCATTTGCTTGAACGTCTGCGCGATGATGCCAACTGGCACAACCGTTCGCAGCTGGTGTACGGCATTCGCGAAGGCGAACGCTGGTGTCTGGTGAATTCGCCGTCGCAAAACTGCGCTGCGCAGAATGCTTTCTCACTGCAGCCTCGCTGGCCTGACGTCACGCTGGTTGATGTGACACCTTCGCTGGGGTTCTTTGGACTGCGCAACACCGCCTGGCCTGGCAATATTCGGCTGCGTAGCAGTGCAGGGGAGTGGCGAGTGGTGGTTTCGGCATGGGGCAGGATCAGAATGTGTCAGCCATCAGCGGAGAATCTATGTTAGACAGGCAAAAAGGGTTTTCACTGTTGGAAACCGTGCTGGCGATGGCAATCGGCAGCGTGCTGTTACTGGCGTCCGCCCGTTTTTTACCGGCGCTACAGCTGGCGGTAACGCAGCACACGCGTATCCAGACGGTGGAAGACGATCTCTGGCTGCAACTGCGTGGCATCGCAAAACATCTCCAGCGAGCGGGATATTGCAATGGTAGCTGTAGCGGCCAGCCGCTGGTTATCAGTAGTAGCGGCGATTGTGTTATTGCTCAGTGGGACGCCAACAGCAATGGGCGTTGGGAGTCATCGGGAAGCAGCGAACCGGAACAAACCGGATTTCGGCTGCAAAGTGGCGCACTCGAAATCATGCGTGGAGCAACATCTTGCAGTGGCCGGGGCTGGGAAAAAATCACCGATCCTGCCCAAATGAGCATTGAGCGTTTTCATGTCGCTCAGCGTCAGACGCCGGGGTTTGCACCGCAGCTCGCGATCACACTCACGGCGCGTGTTCCGGGGAATGTCGGGCAACCCTTTACCGCTGATTTAAGCGTGACCGGATACAACTTATGAACCGGCAACGAGGGATGTCGTCACTGGGGCTGGTATTGTTGTTATTGCTGCTGGGTAGCCTGATGTTGCACGGCTTAAACCTGCAATTGAGCAGCCATATCTGGCGCGTGAATAATGAAAACCAGGGGATACGTAATGCTGCGGAAATCTCCTCAGCCATGGAGTGGGCGCGTCATCAAACCTGGCCTGCTCAGCCCGCGCAGCAGTGCCAGCAAAGCGCCGGGCAAAATGTTCGAAGCTGCTTACGCGTTTTTACCGATGGGACTGCGCTGCTGATTGTCGCAAATGCTGAAGCAACGCTGTGGCATCTGGGGCGTGTGGAGGGGACGCAGGTGCGTTTTTTGCCTCATGGCTGGAGTGATTTTTGTCCGCTGAAAGAGGAAGCGCTATGCCGGTTGCCGTAAACAAACAACGGGGCTTTAGCCTTACCGAAGTTCTGCTGGCTATGTTGTTAATGGTGATGGTTGTTACCGCACTTGGCGGTTATCATCGTGCGCTGGTCTCGG
This genomic interval from Kosakonia sacchari SP1 contains the following:
- the lgt gene encoding prolipoprotein diacylglyceryl transferase, which produces MNSGYLHFPDFDPVIFSIGPVSLHWYGLMYLVGFVFAMWLATRRANRPGSGWTKNEVENLLYAGFLGVFLGGRLGYVLFYNFPVFLDDPLYLFRVWDGGMSFHGGLIGVIVVMVIFARRTKRSFFQVSDFIAPLIPFGLGAGRLGNFINGELWGRVDPSFPYTMLFPGSRAEDMALLPSHPEWQSLFDTYGMLPRHMSQLYELALEGVVLFIILNLFIRKPRPTGAVSGLFLIGYGAFRIIVEFFRQPDAQFTGEWVQYISMGQILSIPMIVAGAIMMIWAYRHRSPQHVS
- the thyA gene encoding thymidylate synthase; the protein is MKQYLELMQKVLNEGTPKNDRTGTGTLSIFGHQMRFNLQDGFPLVTTKRCHLRSIIHELLWFLQGDTNIAYLRENKVTIWDEWADEEGNLGPVYGKQWRAWPTPDGRHIDQITTVINQLKNDPDSRRIIVSAWNVGELDKMALAPCHAFFQFYVADGKLSCQLYQRSCDVFLGLPFNIASYALLVHMMAQQCDLQPGDFVWTGGDTHLYSNHLEQTRLQLSREPRALPKLVIKRKPDSLFDYRFEDFEIEGYDPHPAIKAPVAI
- a CDS encoding prepilin peptidase-dependent protein, encoding MKKEDGFTLIETLVAMVLIVILSGAGISGWQSWQAQQRLWQTALQVRHLLERLRDDANWHNRSQLVYGIREGERWCLVNSPSQNCAAQNAFSLQPRWPDVTLVDVTPSLGFFGLRNTAWPGNIRLRSSAGEWRVVVSAWGRIRMCQPSAENLC
- a CDS encoding prepilin peptidase-dependent protein, which codes for MLDRQKGFSLLETVLAMAIGSVLLLASARFLPALQLAVTQHTRIQTVEDDLWLQLRGIAKHLQRAGYCNGSCSGQPLVISSSGDCVIAQWDANSNGRWESSGSSEPEQTGFRLQSGALEIMRGATSCSGRGWEKITDPAQMSIERFHVAQRQTPGFAPQLAITLTARVPGNVGQPFTADLSVTGYNL
- a CDS encoding DUF2509 family protein; translation: MNRQRGMSSLGLVLLLLLLGSLMLHGLNLQLSSHIWRVNNENQGIRNAAEISSAMEWARHQTWPAQPAQQCQQSAGQNVRSCLRVFTDGTALLIVANAEATLWHLGRVEGTQVRFLPHGWSDFCPLKEEALCRLP